A segment of the Macrobrachium rosenbergii isolate ZJJX-2024 unplaced genomic scaffold, ASM4041242v1 13890, whole genome shotgun sequence genome:
TGCTCTCACTCGGAACCCGACAGCAGCAAAAAGCGGCAGGAAATAAGCCTGGCACAGGAGATCTACCTTCCTTCAGCTCACCCGGAGTCTACCCAGATTCCTCAACCCTACACCCATGCCCCTCGACGTCCTCATCCATGGTGCAGCACCTGACGGACTGCGCCACGGCAAATGAAGCTGTTAACAGCACCCACACCACCAGTGAACTCCATCCAGCAGGAAGAAAGCGCGGGCGAGGAAGTCACTTGTCGTCACCAGGAGCGCCCACACGCCCCACAACAAGTGGAGTTCCCCGggcctgtgccactaccacagCGGTTGGCAAAGATGCCCACGGAACTCTTGCTGCCCTGTTCATTTGCCCGTTCAAAAAAGCGGGAGgcagcggccagcaggacagacaCGCCATGGCGAAAAACCCAGGGCCCAGAATCACTGAGCTTCAATGTctcgacaccgtctccggcaggatgatgctggtcgacacgggggccatTAGAttgatcttcccagcatccaaggAGGACCTCAAGCAGGAACCGGATCCGGCTAccttcctgacggctgccaacggatcccccatcctctcctatggcaccaggcccctgtcaatctccatccttggccggagttattcctgggacttcgtcatcgCGGACATAGggaccctgctcctgggtgctgacttccttgtgcacttcgggctggcagttaGCGTTGGGCGGGCGCCTCCTTGACACTGTCCTGCTGGTCCTCTCGTTAACGCGGGACTAAGGCACCCACCATCTCTCCGTTGCCCCCCACACCAGCATGCACAGCCGCTGACGGAGTTCCCGgatgtgttcaggcccgagctccgccaagtccccggggccccagccaaacatggcatataccatcatataataACTAGGGTCCCcctacacatgcgaagttccggaggcttcccccacagcgccttcaagAGGCCAAAAATGCGATACCATGAGAAATGGgcgaatgggaatctgcaaggCCTCCAGTCCACATGGGCCTCCCCGCTCCACATGGTGCTGTAGAagccggacggctcctggagaccctgcggcgactaggCGTCTTAACCTTCATATGAGCCTGATCACTATCCCTGCGAACAtacaggacctcacggcctcctttcacggggccaaaatattcataaattagaCCTtcacaaaatcatattttcaggtacctgtcgcacccagaggatataccaaagaccgccatcatcacgcctttcgggtcctacggtttgccttctccacctttcgcctgaggaatgccggggtgaccttccagcggctcatggacagcatcctcggggacctgaagttctgcgtctgctacgtagatgatatcctcatattttccaggtccctagtgagcaccagaaacacatcagACAGCTGCAGGACGTATCGTGCGTTTCCACAAGTGCACCGCCGGCATCCAGAGAGGCTGACTTCCTGGGTCACTGAGATATCCCGGCAGGTGTCCATCGCTCACATCCAGAGTCatagccgtcaccaggttccccaccccacCTCTGTCAAGGAGTCGTCCAGGAGTTcatcgggatggtgaactactacaggcggTCATCTCGGGATGTCGCGCGCACCCGGCCCCTGGCGGAAGGAAGTTTCAAGGCCAAGCAAAGTCCCTGTGCGTGGGACccgccagcagcaggccttcttcctgacgaaggccgccctcgccgaggcaaccgccttggcacaccaggatcccagcgcccccctccagctgacgacagacgccagcaacgtcgcctgtggtgctgtccttgagcaggtcatcaacggcgttccccagcccatcgccttcttcagcaagaagttcagcccCGCAGAGGCCGGCTGCGGCATCgccgacagggaactctgcgcggtGTACCGATACAGTCTGGCGCCAAGTTCCTCCTGGAAAGGACATCCTTCACAATCTTCAtggaccaccagccattggttcacgctTCACTAAgcggggacgcatggtcttcaggCAGCAGCAACACCTCAGCCATCTTCAGATTCACCTGCTCAGGTGAGTACCTCCCCGGTAAGAAAAATCCTGTGGCAGATGCCTACCAGAGTCGAAATGAGCGGTGCAGCTCGGGGGTAAACTATGAAGACCTCGCCAGGAACTGGTCgaacccagaaaccccagcctaccacaCTGCcgtcacgtcccttaagtggaggGACTTGCCCCTCACCCCCgtgggcccaagtctcctctgcaacATCAGTACTGGCCAGCCCCGCTCCTTGGTTAcagcctcccgccgccgccaggtattcgacatcattcacggcctctcacatccctctggcaggacaacggccaagctgctgtatCAAAGGATCGCCTGTGCAGTGCAGAAAGATGCCAGGTCTGGGCAgagcagtgcctgcagtgccaggcCAGCAGGTGGGGCGTCGCAGTCCCGGGGGTAGGCGGGTTCCCGCCTTCAGTGGCacttcgccacatccacatcggcgATAAattgggcccttccccatcagtgGGTCAGACATCTCCCTGGCAGTGTGGGTAAAGCTCAATgaggtggcctgaagccacaccaCTGATGCAaaaagccaccgccagcgcctgtgccgaggccctgctttccagttgggtcagccgcttcagcgtcccggaccacatcacaaatgacaggggccccgctttcctgtccAAGTTATGGTCTGCCCTGGCTTGGCTGCTAGGGACaatgcatcacaccaccacggcttaCTATCCGGTGGCCAATggcctggtcgagcggtttcacaggtccctgaaggcttctctcatggcccactgcaccgccgaggattggaaatatcagctggcgtgggtcctcctcggtttgagaaccacccccagggcCGACAGCACCCCGTCCGCAGttgagaaaacctacggcgagtccctcgtggtcccgggcgaacttgtgacagaaggTCGCCACAACCCGTCagtgcagaggctccgcgatgtggtcggcaagttcgccccctgcaagcgtACATACACCGACAGGTTGGCCACTTTCACACCGCTGGGGCTGGCATCCACCACTCATGttttcgtcagggatgacgctgtCCGCCAGCCACTGACCAGgacctacaggggccccttccgcatGCTGCAGAGGAataacaaggcgttcctgcttgcactttccgggaggaacgattgggtttCAATAGACTGGgtaaagcccgccctcctggaggaagacaCAGACATCACTGCAGCACACCCCCTGCCCGGCCACCCTTCGCCGCAACCGGGCCCCCGCAAGCAGCGGGCGTGCGGCCGCCCCAGAAAGAGGCCGCCCTCACCCGCAGTCAGGCAGCCTCACGCACAGAGTGCTCCCCCATTGTCCTCATGCAGctgcggcacccttcagcgccccagcagatatgcAGACTGATCAGACatgtcccacgtcttggggggggggagtatttgtaaagtcacctacagagccgtcagcggagtctccattgAATGTGTCATTCGccaagtctctgctgagcaagttttctatggtggcatcc
Coding sequences within it:
- the LOC136837908 gene encoding uncharacterized protein, whose translation is MRWPEATPLMQKATASACAEALLSSWVSRFSVPDHITNDRGPAFLSKLWSALAWLLGTMHHTTTAYYPVANGLVERFHRSLKASLMAHCTAEDWKYQLAWVLLGLRTTPRADSTPSAVEKTYGESLVVPGELVTEGRHNPSVQRLRDVVGKFAPCKRTYTDRLATFTPLGLASTTHVFVRDDAVRQPLTRTYRGPFRMLQRNNKAFLLALSGRNDWVSIDWVKPALLEEDTDITAAHPLPGHPSPQPGPRKQRACGRPRKRPPSPAVRQPHAQSAPPLSSCSCGTLQRPSRYAD